One part of the Georgfuchsia toluolica genome encodes these proteins:
- a CDS encoding aldehyde dehydrogenase family protein has protein sequence MQADPDIDAVASTLAGFLADRHRLFIGGKWLSAASEATMDVVNPATGRVFASVASGAAADVDLAVRAARAAFEAGPWPTLQPSERARLLWRLADALEAHGDEFALLETLNNGMPFKTARLKTIHSSVESLRYNAGWATKLAGEVPSLSLPGEWHGYTQREPIGVVAQIVPWNAPLAISVGKIAPALAAGCTIVLKPAEQTPLTALRLAQLVESVGFPPGVVNIVTGSGSVAGAALASHPDVDKISFTGSTRVGKEILAAASGNMKRVALELGGKSPVFIFSDADIESAIEATALGIFSNSGQICAAGSRMYAHESVFDRVVDGIAERAARLKVGPGIHPETEIGPVISKEQQIRVSDYIASGRREGAKVVVGGHAIKCDGFFIEPTVLTCATSAFTAVREEIFGPVLCAMSFDGDDLEGLARQANDTVYGLSASIWTRDLSMAHRFARRIKAGNIRINAPSIALDLALPFGGYKQSGWGREFSREGVEAYTELKSVAIRL, from the coding sequence TTGCAAGCAGATCCCGACATCGACGCTGTTGCCAGCACCTTGGCCGGTTTTCTTGCCGACCGGCACCGGCTTTTCATCGGTGGCAAGTGGCTGTCCGCAGCTTCAGAAGCGACCATGGATGTCGTCAATCCGGCTACAGGGCGGGTCTTCGCCAGTGTTGCCTCGGGCGCGGCGGCTGATGTCGATCTGGCGGTGCGTGCGGCGAGAGCAGCCTTCGAGGCCGGCCCTTGGCCTACCCTGCAGCCGAGCGAGCGCGCCCGGCTGTTGTGGCGGCTGGCCGACGCGCTAGAGGCGCACGGGGACGAATTCGCCTTGCTCGAGACGCTCAACAACGGCATGCCCTTCAAGACGGCGCGCCTCAAGACGATTCACTCGTCTGTCGAATCCCTGCGCTACAACGCTGGCTGGGCGACCAAGCTGGCTGGCGAAGTACCGTCGTTGTCCCTGCCTGGAGAATGGCACGGCTATACCCAGCGTGAGCCGATCGGCGTTGTGGCGCAGATCGTGCCGTGGAACGCGCCGCTGGCCATCTCTGTTGGCAAGATCGCCCCGGCCCTGGCTGCCGGCTGCACCATCGTCCTCAAGCCAGCCGAACAGACACCGTTGACAGCATTGCGTCTGGCGCAATTGGTTGAGAGCGTCGGCTTCCCGCCCGGAGTAGTCAATATTGTGACCGGCTCAGGTTCGGTTGCTGGCGCCGCGCTGGCCTCCCATCCGGACGTAGACAAGATTTCCTTCACCGGTTCGACGCGGGTTGGCAAGGAGATTCTCGCTGCGGCAAGCGGCAATATGAAACGCGTCGCCTTGGAACTCGGTGGCAAATCGCCCGTGTTCATATTCTCCGATGCCGATATTGAGAGTGCCATTGAGGCTACGGCTCTGGGTATTTTTTCAAACTCCGGCCAGATATGCGCCGCCGGGTCCCGCATGTACGCTCACGAGAGTGTATTCGACCGGGTAGTCGATGGTATCGCCGAGAGGGCCGCCAGGTTAAAGGTTGGGCCGGGGATACATCCCGAGACCGAGATCGGACCGGTCATTTCCAAAGAACAACAAATACGCGTGAGCGACTACATCGCTAGTGGCCGGAGAGAAGGCGCCAAAGTGGTTGTCGGCGGCCACGCCATCAAGTGCGATGGCTTTTTTATCGAGCCCACGGTATTGACCTGCGCAACTTCGGCGTTTACCGCCGTGCGTGAAGAAATCTTCGGCCCCGTTCTGTGCGCCATGAGCTTCGACGGCGACGATCTGGAAGGCCTAGCGCGCCAGGCCAACGACACAGTGTATGGGCTTTCCGCGAGCATCTGGACACGAGATCTGAGCATGGCGCATCGCTTCGCGCGCAGGATCAAGGCGGGCAACATCAGGATTAACGCGCCATCCATAGCGCTCGATTTGGCGCTGCCCTTCGGTGGCTACAAGCAGTCTGGATGGGGACGAGAGTTCAGTCGCGAAGGCGTCGAAGCTTACACCGAACTCAAATCTGTGGCCATACGTCTATGA
- a CDS encoding DUF1302 domain-containing protein: MNTETRQSKLIGIALRPLTAAMLACGLIGSTYGFTINTDNPDITASWGNTLRYNIGVRTHKRDPVIANTMTNDESEYLHDKGDVVTNRLDLLTEFDFDYKKQIGFRVSAAAWDDVAFHNNVHTAPGLTNVGSYTNNQFSSYMKRYYRGISGEWLDAYVYGNFDLGSMPGNLKVGRNAVLWGEAISLSNHSVSYNQTPSDGRKAIANPGITAKEAARPIGQVYATLQLNPELVLAGQYYYEWEQNTAPEGGSYLGVADFIMRGPNRFCLSPAGPCLANAGLKKPDQSGDWGLSLRWKPDWLGDGTLGFYAREFAERNAWTNVSPPTGRYIFSFAEGTKLYGVSLSKNIGGVSVGAELLTRHNTALQAASTDANLQGPRGNTTHALINGQIQFGTTPVWSSAVLSAELAYAKLRSITSNEARFKKCVNGQNTSSGCSTNSNWVTALSFSPTWTAVSPGWDLTAAARLVYGLSGNTPVLSNSSGRERAGSYSLSLALDYNAQHNFALAYNGYLATYKANAAHTAIATSNGDQLQDRNWVSFTYQTSF, translated from the coding sequence ATGAATACAGAAACACGGCAGTCGAAATTAATAGGCATCGCGTTGCGCCCGCTAACAGCGGCGATGTTGGCCTGTGGCCTTATCGGTAGCACTTACGGTTTCACAATCAACACCGATAATCCAGACATCACCGCAAGTTGGGGCAATACGCTGCGCTACAACATTGGCGTACGGACCCATAAACGTGATCCTGTCATCGCCAATACCATGACCAACGATGAGAGCGAGTATTTGCACGACAAGGGCGACGTGGTCACCAACCGGCTCGACCTGTTGACAGAGTTTGACTTCGATTACAAAAAACAGATAGGCTTCCGCGTCAGCGCGGCGGCTTGGGATGATGTGGCTTTCCACAATAACGTACACACCGCCCCCGGGTTGACGAATGTGGGCAGCTACACCAACAACCAGTTTTCATCCTACATGAAGCGCTACTACAGGGGTATCAGCGGCGAGTGGCTTGATGCCTACGTGTATGGCAACTTCGACTTGGGGTCGATGCCTGGCAACCTGAAGGTTGGACGTAATGCGGTACTCTGGGGCGAAGCGATATCGCTGTCCAATCACAGCGTCTCGTATAACCAGACACCCAGCGACGGCAGGAAGGCTATTGCCAATCCAGGCATTACCGCGAAGGAGGCGGCACGGCCCATCGGTCAGGTTTACGCAACCTTGCAGCTAAACCCGGAACTGGTGCTGGCGGGACAGTACTATTACGAATGGGAACAGAACACCGCGCCGGAAGGCGGCTCCTATCTCGGCGTTGCCGATTTCATCATGCGCGGGCCAAACCGGTTTTGTCTTTCTCCAGCCGGTCCTTGCCTCGCCAATGCTGGCTTGAAGAAGCCGGATCAGTCGGGCGACTGGGGCCTCAGTTTGCGCTGGAAGCCGGACTGGCTAGGTGACGGAACGCTAGGTTTTTACGCCCGTGAGTTTGCCGAACGCAACGCTTGGACTAACGTCAGTCCACCGACCGGACGGTACATATTCTCCTTCGCGGAGGGTACCAAACTCTATGGAGTCAGCCTGTCAAAAAATATTGGCGGGGTCAGTGTCGGTGCGGAACTGCTCACCCGTCATAACACGGCCCTGCAGGCGGCGTCCACCGATGCGAATCTCCAGGGACCGCGCGGTAATACCACACACGCGCTGATCAATGGACAAATCCAGTTTGGAACGACGCCGGTATGGAGTTCCGCAGTTCTTTCGGCGGAACTGGCCTACGCCAAACTAAGAAGCATCACGTCCAATGAAGCCCGGTTCAAGAAATGCGTCAACGGCCAAAATACCAGCTCCGGCTGTTCGACAAACTCCAACTGGGTGACGGCCTTGTCGTTCAGCCCGACTTGGACTGCCGTCTCACCGGGTTGGGACCTCACCGCGGCGGCCAGGCTGGTCTACGGTCTCAGTGGGAATACGCCTGTCCTCAGCAATTCTTCCGGACGGGAGCGTGCCGGTTCGTACTCTTTATCGCTCGCCCTCGATTACAACGCACAACACAATTTCGCCCTGGCGTATAACGGCTATCTTGCGACCTACAAAGCGAATGCGGCCCACACGGCGATTGCCACCAGCAACGGTGACCAGTTGCAGGATCGTAACTGGGTGTCATTCACATACCAAACATCTTTTTAA